In the Amblyomma americanum isolate KBUSLIRL-KWMA unplaced genomic scaffold, ASM5285725v1 scaffold_96, whole genome shotgun sequence genome, GTGAAATGAGATGTTCAACTTCAAAATATAGTCAGCATGCTTTGGGTGGAAAAAAATTATGCTTAATTTTTCACCCAGGAATGCTAGAAAAGCACGAAGCACAAAGGAAGACTTCCTTGAGGATATGTTTCTTCCGCTCAGTGAAATTGAGCGAATAGAAAGAGACACGAGGCTAACAAGCAAATCACCGTTGTGGCATGAAGCCAGGTACGGAAGGCTCACTGGCACCAACCACTATGCACAGGGTGAGAAGTCATTTTTGTACTTGTAACTATTTGCTTGTAGTGAGAGCATAGGAGTAAGTGAATTAAAAgagctgcatctttttttttagatCCGAACACTGATGGCAGACACAAATGTCCAGGGCCTTCAGGACAGCGTCCTGCAGTGGCGGCCGCCACTCAACATTGAGGCTATCAGATGGGGTGCAGACAAAGAGAAGGTGGCCAAGGAGCAGTACCTGGAGTTCATGAAAGCACATCATGCCAACTTCGAGCTCCATGAAATTGGCTTTGTGATTGATCCAGATGTATGTTTCTCTTCAATTCACATTCAGATAGCGGCTTTGTAAGGAACTTGATCATGGTCTTGTTCATTTTATGTGGTGCATGAATTTACCTCCACAATATTTTTCCCAGGCTCCCTTCCTTGGTGCAACCCCTGACGGTCTGTGGCACTGCAGTTGCCATGGTGTGGGCCTACTGGAGATCAAATGTCCCTGGTCTCTTAAGGAGCCCCACCACCAAGTATTGGAAGCCTCATACTTGAGTGCCAGTGGGACCCTTTTGGAGACCCACACGTATTTTACACAAGTGCAGACGCAGCTGCACGTTTGTAGAaaagctgtgtgccattttttGGTGTGGTTGCCGCACCAATTTGGAATTGTGGAGATGCCATATAGCAGCCACTTCTTCAAGCCTCTTTTAGAAAAAGCTCGTGCTGTTTGGGCCGAGCATGTGCTTCCTGCTCTGTTGTAAGCTGGCCTGCAAATACTACTGGtcatattttattttcatgcatgcaGTTCATTCATTCTTATTACTTACCAGGCTGTGCTGCAAGGCTGAAGTAGCAATAGACAAATCCTTGCATAAGATGTCCGACAGCAAAAATGAAGCTTCAAAGTTTTGTTAATGACTGTGTGCAGAGGATGTTTGTAACGTCGAAAAGCCAGAGTTGCCAACTGTaataatgatgaatttttatggcgcaacggcatctctggccaaaaagcgccatgccacaaggtttttctttttctcaaggtggggtcaaagacctatttctaAAGCATTTCATccgaaagaagccgagcaccaggcaggggaagcttgtacccattgtatcaccagtggatatcaggaggcactggggatcgaaccccatgTCTCCCGcaagcggatgctcaaacgactcgGCCGCTGCTGCGTTAGAGTTGCCAACTGAAATTGCCTGAGCTAAGGCCACAGAAACTGCAAATGTTATAGATTGGCGCTGGAGTGAAACTTCCCATGCCTGCCAAACTTGATGGATGTAATCATGAACCAGAAACAAATCTGTGGTATAATAATTACAACATGGTAACCTTGGAAGACCTCTCCGGCTAGAAGCTGAGCATTTTGTTTAACCTCATTTGCTATGCATACATCTAGTAATGTACTACATCCAGATTTTGTTCAACAAATTTCAATACTTTTCCCACGTAGTAACCCAGGATAGGGTTCAGTGGCCGGTTGGCAACTAAGAACTTCACTGTACACAACCTTTGCTCACTTGGGCATGGTATTTGACATTCAGCTTCAATGGGAAAGGAAGCTCCTGACTGTGGTGCGTTTCAGGTCCATTAGTAAATTTCATGTATGTGTTCTATGTTCACGTCAAAGCTCATGTTGCTACTGTGACCTTCAGACTGTTGCGACTGTTGAGCAGTGTTTATGTTGAGACTGTGCAGGAAGAGCTTGTTCTGAAAATCAAGGAGCCCAGTTGTACTAACTGTTGCCTCACTGAGTTTGCCTACATGTACTTGGAAAATGCCTGTATTTCTTGTAGCAGGAATATTTGTGTGAGCAAGTGGAAGAGGGCCAGGAACATGGCTTGTGCATGCACCACAAAATGAGTGATTATGTTACTGCTTCAGCTCCAGTCTGGGATGTGgagttctttatttttgttttatctttGCTGCTTTAGTGACTAGCATATCCAGAAGACCCACCATAATTTCTGCTGCTTTTCCCATTGCAAGATCTTTGTTCGTTGATAAGGAACATTCTCAGAAATCTACTCAGTATTGCATCTCTTACAACAAAGCAGTTGCAAACAAGGGTGACCAGCCAGATTTTGCCTGCTTGCCTCTTGAGCCATTAAAAATTCATTAAGTGCCTGGGTTCCTTTTTGCTGCATTGAGTTAACGATAGCTGTATATTAGCATGGTTTTTCTAGCACACCAAGCTAGCACATAACTTCCCCTTTGCAGTCATGAGGCCGAAATATAGCAGCCTGGCTGTTTTTAATGTGGCCTCACGGCATAAAGTTCTTCCACTTTCCCAGTCTTACTTGCCTGGCATTCATTACTGCGTGGCTCAGGCTGTGCAGATGGTCACAAAAATGTGTCTGCCAGAAAGCAGTCGCAGTCTTCTGCCATACTTGCAGTATATTTCTGAAGCAGAAACCAGAAGTGgtactattttttatttatagatactgaaGGCCTTGAGAGGCTCTTACAGGAGTTTTGTAAAAAAAAGCATACAACCTTGAAGTCAtacaaatcaaatctttattttccatcaggtgCTACAGATAAAGGGGCTACGGAAAAAAAGCTGCCCCTTGGCAGCTTGACGAGTCCGCAGATCCATATATAAGGCAGTGTCTAGACAGCACCAGAGCATAAACAAGCGATAAACAAATCAAGGCACTTGGTCggagcaaaataaaagaaaaagtcctgAGCCAGACCAATCAAACACCATCAGCACAAAAGAATGAACAAGCGATAAGCATATCAAGACACTTCATAATTGCAGAAGAAAAGAAGTGCTGAGCTAGATAAAACAAACACAAGAATAGATGAAGTCACGCTAGTCAGTGAGCAAACAGGTCTCGAAGTGTAACAGTGGAACAACTAAATAAATCAAAATTCAGTGACTGATGATAGTTTAAGAGAGATGGCACAGAGAAAAACACAAACGCTCCATACTAGAATTCAAGAATGGTACAGCAACTTTCCAGTTTTTTCCACGTCTGGTATTATAACATTCCTCATTTCTTTCTAAATGTGCCAAGGCATCGAGgctatgaatatttttttttcacttcatattTAAACCTAGCACTCAAACGGTAGCGGTATAGCTTGTGAGCTGTAATAACATGTGCCCTGTGAAAGAATTCTGCAGTGGTTGCATTATAACCAGCATTGTACACGTGGCGTAGATACCGTTTTTGCATATTGAATATTTCTGTGTGATAGAGAAAGTAGTTGTGCCCCAGACAAGTTGGCAATAATTGACATGGGGATAGAAAAGAATTATAgagcaatatttttgttttagtaGAAAGCATGTATCGGAGACGGCCGACTAGACCGGTTATTCGAGCAAGTTCGGCTAATACAAAATTCACATGCGATTCCCAGGGCAGATTGGCAGTGAATATAACGCCTAGACATTTAAACtggtcaacaatgtcaacaggaTGAGAGTTTAAAACAATATCGGCATGAGGAGGAACAGGTTTATTTTTCGACCGGAAGAGAagtgcttttgttttattttcgttaaTCTTCATGTAATTGGATAATGACCATTGCTGCAGTTTGACTATGGTATCATTGCAATCAGTGATAAGTTTATCGATGTtattaccagaaaaaaaatacgcTGGTATCATCTGCGAAAATAATAAATTTGGCGTTCTGATTATTGTTAAAAATGTCTTTTATACACAGGTTAAATAGCAAGGGGACCAATATGCTGCCTTGTGGAACACCACAAGGCAGTGGCAGCACTCGTGATCGCGAGTTGCTTATTTGGACTACTTGACATCGATGAGATAAATATGATTGCAATAACTGTAATCCACACCCTCGTATACCGTGAAAGTCCAGCTTCTGCAGCAGAACATCATGATTCACGAGGTCGAATGCCTTGGAAAAATCGACAAATAGGCTGAGTACTATTGCCTTGCGTTCAAACTGTGTTAAAATATACCCTTTCTGGTGAAGCAGAGCTAATTCTGTAGACATATTCTTCCTAAACCCAAACTGGTGTTTTGTTATTATCTCACAGTGATGACCGAAGTTTACAAGCCTACAGTGTATTATTTTTTCAAGGGGCTTAGAAAATATAGGTAAGATAGACACCGGATGATAATTGCCCAATTCATTACGGCTTTCCTTTTGAAAAAGCACTACTACTTTTGCGGTTTGCATTTGCACTGGAAATGTCGATGTCGTCAGACATTTAATAAAAATATGCGTTAAGACTGGTGCAATGATATATGCGACATAatttactggttttatttgaaTTTCGTTGATATCCCTACTGATGCTGTTCTTTAATTTTTTATTGTTGAAATTATTTCCTGTACATTCACTGGCTGTAGAAATATTGGTTTTGCATTCCGCATGCTGATATATTGACATGCATTTGAGGAGCTTCCTGGCATACTaatatttgtaaaaaaatattgaaagcaTCAGCCAGTTCCGCCTCGTACAAAACTTTGCCATCAGTCGTTAGTTTATAAATGCAGGTACGTTGGTTATTGCGACGCAAAAGCATGTTTAATTTGTCCCAGAGCAACTCACTCGGCACACACATCTAAAACAACACAAGCAAAGACACAGCAAAATCTTCGCATGTTGACACGCCTCAATTTGCTGCTCCTTTTTATTCGATACAGCGAAAAGATGCTGTGCCATGCTCTGCTTCATATTTATGCAAGTCGAGGTTTCAGGTTTGTGATAGCAGCACAAATTACAACAATGTCTGTTGCATGCCGCAGCATAGTGATGGACAGTCGGCCCTTAGAATGTGGAACACTTTAATACGGCCAATGGCTCGCTCCACATGAATACGCACTCTAGAGATTTGCCGGGCATCTTCCACTTCCTTTGCTGAAAGTTGCCTTTTGCCTCTTGTCAAGGCTGGCACTTCTAACCTGGCACCTCGATGGGCAACATCTCTGATTAAGAACCCTCTGTCAGCCAAAACAATGTCTCCTTCCTGAAGTTTGTCCGAGAAGCCTGACTTCAATATGATCTCCTTGTCTGATGCCCGCCCTCCCCAGCATTTCGTGACAAAGCTAATAGCACCGCATGGCGTGATGCTGACCATGAATTTGATAGTATTGGAACTTTTATAATGGGAATAGGTTTTAGACCTAGTAGAATACCCTAATAGTTTTTGAATTCGTACTTCGGTGCAGTCAATTATGGCCATGCATGTCGGATACTTCCTGCGCACCATCATGGGCATTGTTCTGCATGCGTCCTTCCGTGAAGGCCAAATAATGAAACGCTTCAGTTCAGAAGCTATGATTGGTATGTTCTTTACCATAATCCTTGGCACTGTTGTTTCTGAGAGCCCGAAACGATGAATGATGTCAATGTTCAGCAGCGCAAGCCTTAGTTTCGTTAGCACAACTTGAACAGCATCTGCTACAGTGCAGCGATTTGGAATATAAAGAGCCACATTTTCAAAACGTGaaacaaaaaagaggaaaagcGATTTGCTTGGCAGTCCTGTGTACGCACTCACACACTGCTCCGTGATACAGTTTGCAGAGAAGCGTCCCTGCTGCACATTCTGCTCTGCTTCTGCAGCCCTCTC is a window encoding:
- the LOC144112417 gene encoding uncharacterized protein LOC144112417 — protein: MCRLPSKSLFLFFVSRFENVALYIPNRCTVADAVQVVLTKLRLALLNIDIIHRFGLSETTVPRIMVKNIPIIASELKRFIIWPSRKDACRTMPMMVRRKYPTCMAIIDCTEVRIQKLLGYSTRSKTYSHYKSSNTIKFMVSITPCGAISFVTKCWGGRASDKEIILKSGFSDKLQEGDIVLADRGFLIRDVAHRGARLEVPALTRGKRQLSAKEVEDARQISRVRIHVERAIGRIKVFHILRADCPSLCCGMQQTLL